A genomic stretch from Peromyscus eremicus chromosome 6, PerEre_H2_v1, whole genome shotgun sequence includes:
- the Fcgr1a gene encoding LOW QUALITY PROTEIN: high affinity immunoglobulin gamma Fc receptor I (The sequence of the model RefSeq protein was modified relative to this genomic sequence to represent the inferred CDS: substituted 1 base at 1 genomic stop codon), with translation MWLLTTLLLWVPVGGQVANATKAVITLQPPWVSIFQKENVTLXCEGLHLPGDSSTQWFINSTLIQISMPRYSITKATFKDGGEYRCRTGLSMPSDPVQLEIHRSWLLLQASRRVLTEGEPLTLRCHGWENKLVYNVIFYRNGKSFHFSRDSEVTILKSNTSHCSGMGRNQHCTSAGVSVTVKELFAAPVLRTTLSSPVLEGSLVTLSCETKLLLQRPGLQLFFSFYVGSKILEERNTSSEYHIPSAGREDSGLYGCEVVTADGSVLKRSPELELRILGPQSSGPVWLHILFYLSTGVILLVDTVLCVKIHKQLQRKKNYNLEVLSDQGKKETSSQQVRSDDVSEERDFARQTTAKEPPQLSERP, from the exons ATGTGGCTCCTAACAACCCTGCTTCTTTGGG TTCCAGTTGGTGGACAAGTAG CCAATGCCACAAAGGCTGTGATCACCTTGCAGCCTCCATGGGTCAGTATTTTCCAGAAGGAAAATGTTACTTTATAGTGTGAGGGACTCCACCTGCCTGGAGACAGTTCCACACAGTGGTTTATCAACAGCACACTCATTCAGATCTCCATGCCTAGATACAGTATCACTAAGGCCACTTTCAAGGACGGTGGTGAATACAGGTGCCGGACTGGTCTCTCAATGCCAAGCGACCCTGTACAGTTGGAAATCCACAGAA GTTGGCTGCTACTCCAGGCCTCCCGCAGAGTCCTCACAGAAGGAGAACCTCTGACCTTGAGGTGTCATGGCTGGGAGAACAAGCTGGTGTACAATGTGATTTTCTATCGAAATGGAAAATCCTTTCACTTTTCTCGAGATTCTGAGGTCACCATTCTGAAAAGCAACACGAGTCACTGCTCAGGCATGGGAAGAAACCAACACTGCACATCTGCCGGAGTGTCTGTCACCGTGAAAG AGCTATTTGCCGCTCCTGTGCTGAGAACGACCTTGTCGTCTCCCGTCCTGGAGGGGAGTCTGGTCACCCTGAGCTGTGAGACAAAATTGCTCCTACAGCGCCCTGGCTTGCaactcttcttctccttctatgtGGGCAGCAAGATCCTGGAGGAGAGGAATACATCCTCAGAGTACCACATACCAAGTGCTGGAAGAGAAGATTCTGGATTATACGGGTGTGAGGTAGTCACAGCGGATGGCAGTGTCCTTAAGCGCAGCCCTGAGCTGGAGCTTCGAATACTTG gtCCCCAGTCATCAGGCCCTGTCTGGCTTCACATCCTTTTCTATCTGTCAACGGGAGTAATACTTTTGGTGGACACAGTTCTCTgtgtaaaaatacataaacaattgcaaagaaagaaaaactacaatTTAGAAGTCCTTTCTGATCAGGGGAAGAAAGAAACTTCCTCTCAGCAAGTTAGAAGCGATGACGTGTCTGAAGAAAGAGACTTTGCAAGACAGACTACAGCCAAAGAGCCGCCACAGCTCAGTGAGCGGCCGTAG